The Rickettsia typhi str. Wilmington sequence CACCACTAAAAGCTATATATTCGATAGGCGCTTTTTGTGCTTTTTCTAACTCATACAATGTTTTTATTTGATTGATAGAAGAATTTTGATCTTTTGTTATGTATTCTAACTGCTCTAAGATTTCAGATTGCTCATTAAATACAGAAGTTTTGAACTCTTGCTTCATAATAATATTATGTTTCCTTATCTTTATATCAGTTATAGTGTTATTATATTACTGTATTAAATTATCTTCTACAAATTTCCAGTTAATCATATGACTAATAAATATGTCAATATAATCAGATCGTTTATTACGATAATCAATATAATAAGCATGTTCCCATACATCGCATACTAGAATCGGCTTCATCAAGTTTACTATAGGTGTATCTGCATTAGAGGTTTTTATAATTTGTAACTTATTATTGTTATATACAACCCATACCCATCCGCTACCAAATTGTCCTAATGCCTCTTGTTTAAACTGTTCACAAAACTGTTCAAAACTACCGAAATCTTGACTAATTTGTTCAAATACTTTACCACTTGGTTTTCCTCCACCATGCGGTTTTATTGAATACCAAAAAAATGTATGATTCCATATTTGAGATGCATTATTAAAAACAGTAACCTCCGAATTTTTTGAGGACCATTTTATTATTCCTTCTAAATCTTTTTTTTGTAATTCTTCTCTATCTTTGAGTAAGTTATTGAGATTTTGCACATAAGAATTATGATGTTTGCCATGATGATAATCAAAAGTCTCACAAGTAAAATGTGGTTTAAAACTTTCTTTAGCATAAGGTAAATCAGGTAAAATAAAAGGATATGAGGTTTGATTAGCTTTGCGACAATATGTCATGTTATTTTTTCTCCTAAGTAATTTTTATACTGTACCTATGATACCGCAAATCGCGATATCTCGTATTGTGAATTTAATAATAAAGCCGAGTGGTCAAGCTATTTGATAACAATTGGATAATAATTTATAAAAATCGGAAGCTAAATAAAGTGATCCGGTTATTATAATATTTGTCTTATTATCACCATTACGCTTGTTTATATCACTAATCGCTGCTTCAAGTGAGTCACTTTCACTAAAATCAATACCACTCTTTCTGCCTTCCAAATTTATTATTGCAGCACTATGACTTAGCGGTTCGGACAAAACTTT is a genomic window containing:
- a CDS encoding superoxide dismutase — encoded protein: MTYCRKANQTSYPFILPDLPYAKESFKPHFTCETFDYHHGKHHNSYVQNLNNLLKDREELQKKDLEGIIKWSSKNSEVTVFNNASQIWNHTFFWYSIKPHGGGKPSGKVFEQISQDFGSFEQFCEQFKQEALGQFGSGWVWVVYNNNKLQIIKTSNADTPIVNLMKPILVCDVWEHAYYIDYRNKRSDYIDIFISHMINWKFVEDNLIQ